One uncultured Fibrobacter sp. genomic region harbors:
- a CDS encoding glycoside hydrolase family 9 protein, whose protein sequence is MNQAYIDALNLKVSNIRVNQAGYLPSDPAKLFYYVSDKCESATYSVVDLEGEEVAAGGKFSAFGKIDQTVRVVKAYVNSLDKRYTVEKTAPEAKVCAGKLAELAALPTDKRLRIKVGKEYSSTFIVSDKVYSMVRDANLKFFGVQRSGDSESWFHGPSHVHDSIPGGWYDAGDFLKVAPTMGYTFLVLSVLSAVHPERDEDHYAFNHNEIVKTDGIPDMLREARHGAEFYLRSYEYAKGEIKDMIVLACRRRLQQALPC, encoded by the coding sequence TTGAACCAGGCCTACATTGATGCCTTGAACCTGAAGGTCAGCAATATCCGCGTGAACCAGGCCGGTTACCTGCCGAGCGACCCTGCAAAGCTGTTTTATTACGTTTCGGATAAATGTGAATCGGCGACCTATTCCGTTGTGGACTTAGAAGGTGAAGAAGTTGCCGCGGGAGGCAAGTTCTCGGCTTTCGGGAAAATTGACCAAACGGTTAGAGTGGTGAAGGCGTACGTCAATTCTCTTGACAAGCGTTATACGGTGGAAAAGACCGCTCCTGAAGCTAAGGTATGCGCAGGCAAACTGGCCGAACTTGCAGCGCTCCCCACAGACAAGCGCCTCCGTATTAAGGTGGGTAAGGAATATTCCTCGACATTCATCGTGAGCGACAAGGTTTATTCCATGGTGCGCGACGCGAACCTCAAGTTCTTTGGCGTGCAGCGCAGTGGTGATTCGGAGTCCTGGTTCCATGGGCCGAGCCATGTACACGACTCCATTCCCGGTGGCTGGTACGATGCAGGTGACTTCTTGAAGGTGGCTCCGACGATGGGCTATACCTTCTTGGTGCTTTCGGTACTTTCGGCAGTCCATCCGGAACGTGACGAAGACCATTACGCTTTCAACCACAACGAAATCGTAAAGACAGACGGCATTCCGGACATGTTGCGCGAAGCTCGCCACGGTGCAGAATTTTACCTGCGTTCCTATGAGTATGCCAAGGGCGAAATCAAGGATATGATTGTCCTGGCATGTCGGCGCAGGTTGCAGCAGGCCTTGCCCTGTTGA
- the fabD gene encoding ACP S-malonyltransferase, producing the protein MSKTILLFPGQGAQYVGMGQTLASTFEPAKKLMMQADEILGFSLSKLMAEGPEDVLKSTDNTQPALFTVSAMVMELLKSEGFAFDYVAGHSLGEYSAIYAAGGFSFEEGLRLVRTRGELMASAGSKNPGAMAAIMGQDEAKILELCEAVKDAGTVVPANINCPGQIVVSGAVAGVNKLVENCGAAGIKAIPLAVSGAFHSPLMQFAQAGLAEAIAKTKFNDVEKPVIANVIAEPVTKGAELAELLVKQLVSPVRWNDCMNKAMSLGVTQGVEVGSGKVLMGLMRKISRDVKVTPVETIEAFQALKG; encoded by the coding sequence ATGTCTAAGACGATTTTGCTTTTCCCCGGCCAGGGTGCCCAGTATGTGGGCATGGGCCAGACGCTCGCTTCTACTTTTGAACCGGCCAAGAAACTCATGATGCAGGCCGACGAAATTCTCGGTTTCTCGCTTTCCAAGCTCATGGCCGAAGGTCCCGAAGATGTTTTGAAGAGCACCGACAACACGCAGCCGGCTCTTTTTACCGTGTCTGCCATGGTGATGGAACTCCTCAAGTCCGAAGGCTTTGCCTTTGACTATGTGGCCGGTCACTCTCTCGGTGAATACTCCGCTATTTACGCCGCCGGCGGTTTCAGCTTTGAAGAAGGTCTCCGCTTGGTGCGTACCCGTGGCGAACTCATGGCCAGTGCCGGTTCCAAGAATCCGGGTGCCATGGCTGCTATCATGGGCCAGGACGAAGCCAAGATTCTTGAACTTTGCGAAGCCGTGAAGGATGCTGGTACCGTGGTTCCGGCAAACATCAACTGCCCGGGCCAGATTGTGGTGTCCGGTGCGGTCGCTGGCGTGAACAAGCTCGTTGAAAACTGCGGTGCCGCCGGTATCAAGGCCATTCCGCTCGCCGTGTCTGGCGCCTTCCACAGCCCGCTCATGCAGTTTGCACAGGCAGGCCTTGCCGAAGCTATTGCAAAGACCAAGTTTAACGATGTCGAAAAGCCGGTCATTGCCAACGTGATTGCTGAACCGGTCACGAAGGGTGCCGAACTTGCCGAACTTTTGGTGAAGCAACTGGTATCTCCGGTCCGTTGGAACGACTGCATGAACAAGGCTATGTCCTTGGGCGTGACGCAGGGCGTCGAAGTGGGTTCCGGCAAGGTGCTCATGGGCCTGATGCGCAAGATTAGCCGCGACGTGAAGGTTACTCCGGTCGAAACGATCGAAGCTTTCCAGGCTCTCAAGGGATAA
- the fabG gene encoding 3-oxoacyl-[acyl-carrier-protein] reductase, giving the protein MGKLTGKKAIVTGASRGIGLAIATKLASEGADVAILSTSVKEELAAKLSAELGVQVKSYACNVADSETVQNVFKQIIADMGTVDILVNNAGITRDGLLMRMKDEDFDAVIATNLRSVFLCTRAVARTMMGKRTGRIINISSINALHGQAGQANYAAAKAGIIGMTRSNAMEFASRGITVNAIAPGFIGTDMTAAMDEATKEKYAAQIPLGRIGKPEDIANAAAFLASDDACYITGQILGVDGGLNA; this is encoded by the coding sequence ATGGGTAAACTTACTGGTAAAAAGGCAATCGTGACCGGCGCTTCTCGCGGTATCGGTCTTGCCATTGCAACCAAGCTCGCCAGCGAAGGTGCTGACGTTGCCATTCTCTCTACCTCGGTCAAGGAAGAACTGGCCGCTAAACTTTCCGCCGAACTTGGGGTGCAGGTCAAGAGCTATGCTTGCAACGTGGCCGACTCCGAAACGGTGCAGAACGTGTTCAAGCAGATTATTGCTGACATGGGCACGGTCGACATTCTGGTGAACAACGCCGGTATTACCCGCGATGGCCTGCTCATGCGCATGAAGGACGAAGACTTCGACGCCGTGATCGCCACCAACCTGCGTTCCGTGTTCCTTTGCACCCGTGCCGTGGCCCGCACCATGATGGGCAAGCGCACCGGCCGTATCATCAACATTTCGAGCATTAACGCCCTGCACGGCCAGGCTGGTCAGGCAAACTATGCCGCAGCCAAGGCTGGCATTATCGGCATGACCCGCTCGAACGCTATGGAATTTGCCTCCCGTGGCATTACCGTGAACGCCATTGCCCCCGGTTTTATCGGTACCGACATGACCGCTGCCATGGATGAAGCCACCAAGGAAAAATATGCCGCCCAGATCCCCCTCGGACGTATCGGAAAACCCGAAGATATTGCCAATGCGGCCGCATTTTTGGCATCCGACGACGCCTGCTACATCACCGGCCAGATTCTTGGTGTCGATGGTGGGTTGAACGCCTAG
- a CDS encoding glycoside hydrolase family 9 protein produces MSAQVAAGLALLSVRYATYDKAFADSCLKVAEKLYAYAKEHFGDPEVCDETLYACGVQKPYDVLALAAIALHYATYEKSKKMDYLNDAAEDKTINDNEYAKYGFEYFSAGWLGVNRGFTSGGWTSDYDNRFAITLYAFYKLLLADEETAAKYGIKDSVRIDYTKRLVNSLVRSVSDDLGNGDDEHVDLPYNDGSHCEFRYDKPWFVTNHFNWHPNRYETGTILNLLIYAEVAKSALIRQLAINKMNYILGANQWDICFMTGVGDKNEAHVHNRTANPEGWNGMTVDEYLNYKDFLASYSYRPPVGALMGGSMTDSLISDWVIFTSTETYIDANASFLVANVLLSPEKSAADTSKKDTTKADSTKEAIVEIAKIGEARLAVVNNGVTLDVNYTLPTEQNVKISLVSVKGKVQRLYAPGRQTAGGHALQWNTETIPAGAYIVNYTAGSFHQHKLVKITR; encoded by the coding sequence ATGTCGGCGCAGGTTGCAGCAGGCCTTGCCCTGTTGAGCGTGCGTTATGCAACGTATGATAAAGCCTTTGCGGATAGCTGCCTTAAGGTGGCTGAAAAACTGTATGCCTATGCCAAGGAACACTTTGGTGACCCGGAAGTTTGTGACGAAACTTTGTATGCCTGTGGGGTACAGAAGCCTTATGATGTTCTTGCGTTGGCAGCTATCGCGCTCCATTATGCGACTTATGAAAAGTCAAAGAAGATGGATTACCTGAACGATGCTGCCGAAGACAAGACGATTAATGACAATGAGTATGCCAAGTATGGTTTCGAGTATTTCTCTGCGGGTTGGTTGGGCGTTAATCGTGGCTTTACTTCAGGCGGCTGGACTTCAGATTATGACAATCGCTTTGCAATAACATTGTATGCCTTCTACAAGTTGCTTTTGGCAGACGAGGAAACCGCTGCAAAATATGGCATTAAGGATTCTGTGAGAATCGATTATACTAAAAGATTGGTGAATTCTCTTGTAAGAAGTGTGAGTGATGATTTAGGAAACGGTGATGATGAACATGTGGATTTGCCTTATAATGATGGGAGTCATTGTGAGTTCCGTTATGATAAGCCATGGTTTGTAACAAATCATTTTAATTGGCACCCGAATCGTTATGAAACTGGCACGATTTTAAATTTACTTATTTATGCAGAAGTTGCAAAATCTGCTTTGATCCGTCAGCTAGCCATAAACAAGATGAATTACATTCTGGGTGCAAACCAGTGGGATATCTGCTTTATGACGGGGGTGGGCGACAAGAATGAAGCGCATGTCCACAACCGTACGGCAAATCCGGAAGGTTGGAATGGAATGACTGTTGATGAATATCTTAACTATAAAGATTTTTTGGCGTCGTATAGCTACAGGCCTCCGGTTGGAGCTCTTATGGGTGGCTCGATGACGGATTCTTTGATTTCTGACTGGGTAATATTTACTTCAACAGAGACTTACATAGACGCCAACGCGTCGTTCCTTGTGGCAAACGTACTTCTTTCTCCGGAAAAATCTGCTGCTGACACGTCCAAGAAAGATACCACCAAGGCCGACTCCACGAAGGAAGCGATTGTCGAAATTGCGAAAATCGGCGAAGCCCGCCTGGCTGTCGTGAACAACGGTGTGACCCTGGATGTGAACTACACGCTCCCCACGGAACAGAACGTGAAGATTTCGCTGGTGTCTGTGAAGGGCAAAGTCCAGAGGCTGTATGCTCCGGGCCGCCAGACCGCCGGCGGCCACGCCTTGCAGTGGAATACGGAAACAATCCCCGCCGGCGCCTACATCGTGAATTACACCGCCGGCAGCTTCCACCAGCACAAACTGGTGAAGATTACACGCTAA